From Antennarius striatus isolate MH-2024 chromosome 14, ASM4005453v1, whole genome shotgun sequence, the proteins below share one genomic window:
- the lipea gene encoding lipase, hormone-sensitive a isoform X1, with protein sequence MRVESNMDYKLVFAALETVCEDNISIMCAPSDLPYGAVANRLVTCIRGIQEHGRALEPVVGGFTAVFHHYDFDAQTPGNGYRSLVKVLQSCLLHIIHKGRYITANYNSAFFRADHNASEMEAYCSALCQLRALLHLAQRLMNDNEYGQLYYLQDKDLSSQFVQEYSSMHKACFYGRCLGFQFSPALRPFLQTIVISMVSYGETYGKQQSGLGMAALSLLTSGKYVIDPELRGSEFERITQNLDMQFWKSFWNLTESGLLTGLNRIASSPVQVNLTLTLPPVTLRLPLASDPSLTATVSPPIAHWGPGPVNMRLISYELREGQDSEELLAFSQTDPPPVSISHLPWVQKQPCSPWLLIHFHGGGFVAQTSKSHENYLRLWSKELNVPVFSVDYSLSPEGPFPRALEECFYAYCWALNNCHLLGSTAERVCLAGDSAGGNLCITVSMKAMNTGIRVPDGIMAAYPATLLTTDASPSRLLTLIDPLLPLGVLTKCINAYAGEDCQTVQPSGGSNTLNSLGRDTAELLSDLTQGASNWIQSFLDPMRNSGRSRSQSGMQRKTLRNETCRPNAGPSAPNHADHVEYPAGFEPLRSACLAFVRPTTCPIIRNPFVSPLLAPANLLRGLPPVYIVASALDALLDDSVMFARKLRDMGQPVDLTVVQDLPHGFLSLSQLTRETEVASTICVEQIRKIFQQRHPTPVCHKPLYLEDMCQDIS encoded by the exons ATGCGGGTCG AGTCAAACATGGATTACAAGCTTGTCTTTGCAGCTTTAGAGACGGTGTGTGAGGACAACATTTCCATTATGTGTGCGCCTTCTGATTTGCCTTACGGTGCTGTTGCCAATCGCCTGGTCACATGTATTAGAGGGATCCAGGAGCACGGCAGAGCCTTGGAGCCTGTCGTTGGCGGCTTCACTGCCGTCTTCCACCATTATGACTTTGACGCACAAACACCTGGGAATGGCTACCGCTCACTGGTCAAG gtCTTGCAGTCTTGTCTTTTGCACATCATTCATAAGGGCCGTTACATAACTGCCAATTACAACAGTGCCTTCTTCAGGGCGGACCACAATGCCTCTGAAATGGAGGCGTACTGCAGCGCTCTGTGCCAGCTGCGTGCCCTGCTGCACCTCGCCCAGCGGCTGATGAACGACAATGAATACGGCCAGCTGTACTACTTACAGGACAAGGACCTGAGCAGTCAGTTTGTGCAAGAGTACAGCTCCATGCACAAAGCCTGCTTCTATGGCCGCTGTCTGGGCTTTCAG TTTTCACCAGCTCTACGTCCTTTCCTGCAGACCATTGTTATAAGCATGGTTTCTTATGGGGAGACATATGGCAAACAGCAGTCAGGCttgg GTATGGCCGCCCTGTCCCTCCTCACATCAGGAAAGTACGTCATCGATCCAGAGTTGCGGGGTTCTGAGTTTGAGCGCATTACCCAGAATCTGGACATGCAGTTCTGGAAGTCCTTCTGGAACCTCACAGAATCCGGTCTTTTAACA gGCCTCAACAGAATAGCCTCCAGCCCGGTGCAGGTCAACCTCACCCTGACCTTACCTCCTGTCACTCTGCGCCTCCCGCTGGCATCAGATCCAAGTCTAACGGCCACTGTGTCACCACCAATAGCCCACTGGGGGCCTGGGCCAGTTAACATGCGTCTGATATCCTATGAGCTGCGAGAAGGACAG GACAGTGAAGAGCTGCTAGCGTTTTCACAAACCGATCCTCCCCCCGTCTCCATTTCCCATCTGCCCTGGGTTCAAAAGCAGCCTTGCTCCCCTTGGCTGCTCATCCACTTCCATGGAGGGGGCTTTGTGGCCCAGACTTCAAAATCCCATGAG AATTATCTCCGCCTTTGGTCAAAAGAGCTAAACGTTCCTGTCTTCTCCGTGGACTATTCACTGTCGCCTGAAGGACCCTTTCCCCGCGCTCTTGAGGAATGTTTCTATGCCTACTGCTGGGCTCTGAACAACTGTCATCTCCTGG gttcCACAGCAGAGCGGGTTTGTCTGGCAGGTGACAGCGCTGGAGGAAACCTCTGTATCACTGTGTCCATGAAGGCCATGAACACAGGCATTCGAGTCCCTGACGGCATCATGGCTGCTTACCCCGCTACCTTGCTCACCACTGACGCCTCGCCCTCCCGTCTGCTGACGCTCATTGACCCTCTGTTGCCTCTAGGTGTTCTCACAAAGTGCATCAATGCCTACGCAG GTGAAGACTGTCAGACAGTGCAGCCGTCGGGGGGTAGCAACACTCTCAACTCTTTAGGCAGAGACACTGCGGAGCTGCTCAGCGACCTCACCCAGGGAGCCTCTAACTGGATCCAGTCCTTCCTGGATCCCATGCGGAACTCGGGTCGATCCCGCTCACAGTCAGGAATGCAGAGGAAGACTCTGCGCAACGAAACCTGCAGGCCCAACGCTGGCCCCTCCGCTCCAAACCACGCAGATCACGTGGAGTACCCAGCGGGCTTTGAGCCTTTGCGCTCTGCGTGCCTGGCGTTTGTTCGCCCAACCACCTGTCCCATTATCAGGAACCCGTTTGTGTCGCCCTTGCTGGCTCCAGCCAACCTGCTGAGAGGGTTGCCACCAGTTTACATCGTG GCCTCCGCTTTGGATGCCCTACTGGACGACTCTGTGATGTTTGCCAGGAAGTTACGAGACATGGGCCAACCGGTGGATCTGACTGTGGTGCAGGACCTGCCTCACGGCTTCctcagcctatcccagctcacCAGGGAGACAGAGGTGGCTTCAACAATCTGTGTGGAGCAGATAAGGAAGATTTTCCAGCAAAGACACCCGACACCCGTCTGTCACAAACCGCTGTATCTGGAGGATATGTGCCAGGATATCAGCTAG
- the lipea gene encoding lipase, hormone-sensitive a isoform X2: MDYKLVFAALETVCEDNISIMCAPSDLPYGAVANRLVTCIRGIQEHGRALEPVVGGFTAVFHHYDFDAQTPGNGYRSLVKVLQSCLLHIIHKGRYITANYNSAFFRADHNASEMEAYCSALCQLRALLHLAQRLMNDNEYGQLYYLQDKDLSSQFVQEYSSMHKACFYGRCLGFQFSPALRPFLQTIVISMVSYGETYGKQQSGLGMAALSLLTSGKYVIDPELRGSEFERITQNLDMQFWKSFWNLTESGLLTGLNRIASSPVQVNLTLTLPPVTLRLPLASDPSLTATVSPPIAHWGPGPVNMRLISYELREGQDSEELLAFSQTDPPPVSISHLPWVQKQPCSPWLLIHFHGGGFVAQTSKSHENYLRLWSKELNVPVFSVDYSLSPEGPFPRALEECFYAYCWALNNCHLLGSTAERVCLAGDSAGGNLCITVSMKAMNTGIRVPDGIMAAYPATLLTTDASPSRLLTLIDPLLPLGVLTKCINAYAGEDCQTVQPSGGSNTLNSLGRDTAELLSDLTQGASNWIQSFLDPMRNSGRSRSQSGMQRKTLRNETCRPNAGPSAPNHADHVEYPAGFEPLRSACLAFVRPTTCPIIRNPFVSPLLAPANLLRGLPPVYIVASALDALLDDSVMFARKLRDMGQPVDLTVVQDLPHGFLSLSQLTRETEVASTICVEQIRKIFQQRHPTPVCHKPLYLEDMCQDIS, from the exons ATGGATTACAAGCTTGTCTTTGCAGCTTTAGAGACGGTGTGTGAGGACAACATTTCCATTATGTGTGCGCCTTCTGATTTGCCTTACGGTGCTGTTGCCAATCGCCTGGTCACATGTATTAGAGGGATCCAGGAGCACGGCAGAGCCTTGGAGCCTGTCGTTGGCGGCTTCACTGCCGTCTTCCACCATTATGACTTTGACGCACAAACACCTGGGAATGGCTACCGCTCACTGGTCAAG gtCTTGCAGTCTTGTCTTTTGCACATCATTCATAAGGGCCGTTACATAACTGCCAATTACAACAGTGCCTTCTTCAGGGCGGACCACAATGCCTCTGAAATGGAGGCGTACTGCAGCGCTCTGTGCCAGCTGCGTGCCCTGCTGCACCTCGCCCAGCGGCTGATGAACGACAATGAATACGGCCAGCTGTACTACTTACAGGACAAGGACCTGAGCAGTCAGTTTGTGCAAGAGTACAGCTCCATGCACAAAGCCTGCTTCTATGGCCGCTGTCTGGGCTTTCAG TTTTCACCAGCTCTACGTCCTTTCCTGCAGACCATTGTTATAAGCATGGTTTCTTATGGGGAGACATATGGCAAACAGCAGTCAGGCttgg GTATGGCCGCCCTGTCCCTCCTCACATCAGGAAAGTACGTCATCGATCCAGAGTTGCGGGGTTCTGAGTTTGAGCGCATTACCCAGAATCTGGACATGCAGTTCTGGAAGTCCTTCTGGAACCTCACAGAATCCGGTCTTTTAACA gGCCTCAACAGAATAGCCTCCAGCCCGGTGCAGGTCAACCTCACCCTGACCTTACCTCCTGTCACTCTGCGCCTCCCGCTGGCATCAGATCCAAGTCTAACGGCCACTGTGTCACCACCAATAGCCCACTGGGGGCCTGGGCCAGTTAACATGCGTCTGATATCCTATGAGCTGCGAGAAGGACAG GACAGTGAAGAGCTGCTAGCGTTTTCACAAACCGATCCTCCCCCCGTCTCCATTTCCCATCTGCCCTGGGTTCAAAAGCAGCCTTGCTCCCCTTGGCTGCTCATCCACTTCCATGGAGGGGGCTTTGTGGCCCAGACTTCAAAATCCCATGAG AATTATCTCCGCCTTTGGTCAAAAGAGCTAAACGTTCCTGTCTTCTCCGTGGACTATTCACTGTCGCCTGAAGGACCCTTTCCCCGCGCTCTTGAGGAATGTTTCTATGCCTACTGCTGGGCTCTGAACAACTGTCATCTCCTGG gttcCACAGCAGAGCGGGTTTGTCTGGCAGGTGACAGCGCTGGAGGAAACCTCTGTATCACTGTGTCCATGAAGGCCATGAACACAGGCATTCGAGTCCCTGACGGCATCATGGCTGCTTACCCCGCTACCTTGCTCACCACTGACGCCTCGCCCTCCCGTCTGCTGACGCTCATTGACCCTCTGTTGCCTCTAGGTGTTCTCACAAAGTGCATCAATGCCTACGCAG GTGAAGACTGTCAGACAGTGCAGCCGTCGGGGGGTAGCAACACTCTCAACTCTTTAGGCAGAGACACTGCGGAGCTGCTCAGCGACCTCACCCAGGGAGCCTCTAACTGGATCCAGTCCTTCCTGGATCCCATGCGGAACTCGGGTCGATCCCGCTCACAGTCAGGAATGCAGAGGAAGACTCTGCGCAACGAAACCTGCAGGCCCAACGCTGGCCCCTCCGCTCCAAACCACGCAGATCACGTGGAGTACCCAGCGGGCTTTGAGCCTTTGCGCTCTGCGTGCCTGGCGTTTGTTCGCCCAACCACCTGTCCCATTATCAGGAACCCGTTTGTGTCGCCCTTGCTGGCTCCAGCCAACCTGCTGAGAGGGTTGCCACCAGTTTACATCGTG GCCTCCGCTTTGGATGCCCTACTGGACGACTCTGTGATGTTTGCCAGGAAGTTACGAGACATGGGCCAACCGGTGGATCTGACTGTGGTGCAGGACCTGCCTCACGGCTTCctcagcctatcccagctcacCAGGGAGACAGAGGTGGCTTCAACAATCTGTGTGGAGCAGATAAGGAAGATTTTCCAGCAAAGACACCCGACACCCGTCTGTCACAAACCGCTGTATCTGGAGGATATGTGCCAGGATATCAGCTAG
- the ddx61 gene encoding probable ATP-dependent RNA helicase ddx6: MATARTENVGHVVMGLNKQNGQLRGQTKPSSVHSAPSTQGKAMGAPQIAGGAPQDGGGIKFGDDWKKSLKLPPKDNRVKTSDVTSTKGNEFEDYCLKRELLMGIFEMGWEKPSPIQEESIPIALSGRDILARAKNGTGKSGAYLIPMLERIDLKKDHIQALVMVPTRELALQVSQISIQISKHLGGVKIMATTGGTNLRDDIMRLDETVHVVIATPGRILDLIKKGVAKVDRVQMMVMDEADKLLSQDFVVLIEDIISFLAKNRQILLYSATFPISVQKFMAKHLQKPYEINLMEELTLKGITQYYAYVTERQKVHCLNTLFSRLQINQSIIFCNSTQRVELLAKKITQLGYSCFYIHAKMMQEYRNRVFHDFRNGLCRNLVCTDLFTRGIDIQAVNVVINFDFPKNAETYLHRIGRSGRFGHLGLAINLITSEDRFNLKTIEEQLVTDIKPIPGSIDKSLYVAEYHSTSADCEVEEVEDKPGNQQDST; encoded by the exons ATGGCTACAGCCAGAACAGAAAATGTTGGCCATGTCGTCATGGGACTGAATAAGCAGAATGGACAGCTAAGAGGACAGACCAAACCATCTTCAGTTCATTCAGCACCCTCAACTCAAGGGAAGGCTATGGGTGCTCCTCAGATAGCAGGTGGTGCCCCTCAGGACGGAGGAGGTATCAAGTTTGGAGATGACTGGAAAAAGAGCCTAAAGCTCCCTCCCAAAGACAACAGGGTCAAAACCTca GATGTGACGTCAACAAAAGGGAATGAATTTGAAGACTACTGTCTCAAAAGAGAACTTCTGATGGGCATCTTTGAGATGGGTTGGGAGAAGCCATCTCCCATCCAG GAGGAGAGCATTCCCATCGCCTTGTCAGGACGAGACATTCTGGCTCGGGCAAAGAATGGAACAGGAAAGAGTGGAGCCTATCTCATCCCGATGCTGGAGAGAATAGACCTGAAGAAGGACCACATACAAG CACTTGTCATGGTTCCTACCCGGGAGCTGGCGCTGCAGGTGAGCCAGATCTCCATCCAGATCAGCAAGCACCTGGGAGGAGTTAAAATCATGGCGACCACTGGAGGCACCAACCTACGAGATGACATCATGCGTCTGGATGAGACCG TGCATGTGGTCATCGCCACACCTGGCAGGATCCTGGATTTGATTAAGAAGGGTGTGGCGAAGGTGGATCGTGTCcagatgatggtgatggacgAG GCAGATAAGCTGCTGTCTCAGGACTTTGTGGTGCTCATCGAGGATATCATCAGCTTCCTGGCCAAGAACAGGCAGATCCTGCTCTACTCTGCAACCTTTCCAATCAGTGTGCAGAAGTTCATG GCCAAGCACCTTCAGAAACCCTATGAAATAAACCTGATGGAGGAGCTCACTCTCAAGGGCATTACTCAGTACTACGCCTATGTCACAGAGAGGCAGAAAGTCCACTGCCTCAACACGCTGTTCTCCAGG CTTCAGATCAACCAGTCTATCATCTTCTGTAACTCCACTCAGAGGGTTGAGCTTCTGGCCAAGAAGATCACTCAGCTGGGATACTCCTGCTTCTACATCCACGCTAAGATGATGCAG GAGTATAGAAACCGTGTGTTCCACGACTTCAGAAATGGACTGTGTAGAAATCTGGTCTGCACTG ATCTCTTCACTAGAGGTATCGACATCCAGGCTGTCAATGTGGTCATCAACTTCGACTTCCCCAAAAATGCAGAGACTTACCTCCATCGTATTGGAAGATCAG GGCGGTTCGGTCACCTGGGCTTGGCCATCAACCTGATCACCTCAGAGGACCGATTCAACCTGAAGACCATCGAGGAGCAGCTGGTGACCGACATCAAGCCCATTCCAGGAAGCATCGACAAGAGCCTGTACGTGGCCGAGTACCACTCAACCAGCGCCGActgtgaggtggaggaggtcGAAGACAAGCCAGGAAACCAACAGGACAGCACCTAA